The Nostoc sp. 'Peltigera membranacea cyanobiont' N6 genome contains the following window.
CTTTGAAAAGACTAATCCCTAAAAAGGGGAAAGGGAAAGGGGAAAATTTCATCCCCTTTCCGCATCTTCTGCAAGAAGTCTATTAATTTTTGACTGTGGAAAATAATGACTGGACATCAGTCAAGGGTAAGTGCCACAGTAATTCTGGTTGCCAAGTATCTGGGTCAAGGTGGGAGTTACAACCGCGTTGATATGCTTGCCAGAGTCTGTCCCAGCTAAATTGTTGTTGAGAATTTAGGTTTTTATGGATGACTCGCAACAGTCCTAGCCCCAGCATCAAGTTACTTGTGCTAAATTTTGTTCCTAATAAAAATGCTTGTACTTCTACTTCACTAATCAAGTCAGCACCATAGCCTGTAAGGACGTGAATCCCATCATGGAGTTGTTTCCGACGGCTACCAGTGGTAAAAGGTTGTAGATTGTGTTCATTGAGGAAATTCGCCCAAGTTCTGCCAAAAGTGCCAGTAGGGAGAAAACGCAATCTCTCTATTTCCACAATTTGGGGAACATCTCGTCCTTGTGCTATGGCGACGCGATCGATTAAATCTAAAACCTGTTGCAGGCGAGGAGTAGGATTTGGAGAAGCAGCAAAGGGTTGCATCATAATCTATCTTGGGATGAGATGGGCAGCACTGCCCATCCCAGAATTATTATTTTTTGAAAGATTATTATTGAGGATTGCCTTGTTGACGGCGAGAAGGAGCATTTTGACGGAATTGCTCTATTTTCTGGCGCTGTTCGGGGGTTAAGACTGCTTGAATCTGTTGTTTCTCAGACTCCCGAATTTGTCGCATTTGGGTTTTCTGTGCTTCACTCAGATTTAAGTCAGCAAAATTACCTTTTTTGCGACCACGATGCTGACCTGGTTGCCCTTGACCTGTTTGCCCCTGAGCCTTACGCGCTTGCCGTTCAGCCTGATGCGCTTGTTTTGCTGCTTCTAATTTTGCCTTTTGTTCTGGGGTGAAAACTGCCTCCATTTTGGTGCGGCTATCGCGGCGAATTGTCTGAATTTGGCTTTTTTGGGCATCTGTTAGATTTAAGTCTTTCCAAGGGCCCCTTTCTTTTTGTGGAGTTTGTGCCAGTAACAAGGGTGAAGGAGAGGCTGTTTGAGCGTCAACAGCAAAGGAGGTTGCAGTTAAAGTTAGAGCGATCGCTCCAGCGACTAGCGATAATACTTTGAGTTTCATTACTTATCCTGTGGGTTTTTCCTGGTTGGTTGTCACCATCATAAGAACTTATCTTTAGTAGTTACATGAGGAGAAGGTCATGGTTTTACCCATGACTTTAGTCATGATTGAATTTTGACAAATTTGACTGACAATAAATAGTTAGGAGGTGGGAGTTAGGAATTAGAAGTTATAAATGATGAATATTTTTATGATGATTGATTTATAAATCCTTATTTAGCTTATTGCATTATGTTTTTATCCCCTGCATTTACTATTAATTACTCACTTGGCGAAAACTTTAAACTGCTGAAGTAACCGTTAAAAGAGTTAGAATTTATAACTCCAAACTCTTAACTCATTCATTAACTGGAGCAAAATGACTGATGAATAGTCAATTTAAAATTAACAAGCATCCTTTTCCATCTCTACTTTATCTGGAGTGGATACTACTGGCTATCACTGCATTAACAGCAGTGATCCCACCTCCCTTACGGCGATTTCATCCCAAACCTCCAGAGCTATCAATTTGTGGTACATTTCCCGACTTATCAGTTTGCAATCTATTGCCAGAACTGTCAATTTATAGTCTGGTTATTTTTGCATTAATGGGCTTGATATTACCCACAAAGAGCAAGACATCTAAAATAATATACACGGTTGTTGAAATTTCATTAATTTTAACTACTGGATTATTTGGTGAAAGATTCGCTCGTCTTTTTCCTTTTCTTTACATAATTTTAGTTACTCGCAGTTGCCTAATATTTAACTTGCCTGGACGTTTATTTGTTACCTCCCTATCCTTTACGTTATTTCTATTTACGACACAGTTAAAATATCAGCTATTCAATTTACAAGCATCTCCACAAGCACAAGAAAAATTCAGATTTCTTAGCTTGAATTGGTCGCTAGTATTTGGCTTAAGTTTGGTCTTTGTGTTGTTGATGATGAATGCAGTGTTATCTGAACGCCACAGCCGAGAAAAGCTAGCGATCGCTAACGAAAAACTCCGTGAATATGCCATGCGAATTGAAAATCAAGCTACCTTAGAAGAACGTAACCGCATTGCTCGTGAAATTCATGATTCATTAGGACATTCTCTAACTGCTTTAAATTTGCAATTAGAAACAGCTTTAAAACTGTGGCAATCTAACCCAGGTAAGGCTGAAACATTTCTAGCAACAGCAAAAGAATTAGGTTCCAAGGCGCTAAAAGATGTCCGCCAATCTGTTTCTACTATGCGTTACAATCCCTTACAAGAGCAATCTTTAGATAGTGCGATCGCTAGTCTTTCAGAAAATTTTCATCGCTCTAATGGCATTTTACCAATTTGCCAAATCAACCTGGAATATTCTCTACCACCTGAAATCAATACTGCTATTTACCGGATTATTCAAGAATCTTTGACAAATATAACTAAATATGGTTATGCAACCGAGGTTAAACTGGAACTCACGACAACCAGAGGAAATTTGCGATTGATAATTCAGGATAATGGTAGAGGTTTTGATTTAGGGCAAAATACTACTGGTTTTGGACTTCATAGTATGCGCGATCGCACTTTAGCACTTGGAGGTGAGTTTAATATTAATAGCGCTCCTGGTTCTGGTTGCAAAATTACAGTTAATATTCCTTTAATGAGGTTGAGATGATGATTAAAGTATTGTTGGTAGATGACCAAGGTTTAATTCGTCAAGGATTAAGAGCGTTATTAGAATTAGAACCAGATTTAGAGATAGTCGGAGAAGCAGAAAATGGCGAACAGGCAATTAATTTGGTTGCTGAATTCCAGCCAGATGTGGTATTGCTAGATATTAGAATGCCTATTATGGATGGAGTTGCAGCCACGAAGGAGATTCAAAAACGTTTTGCAAAAACTAAAATTTTAGTCTTAACAACTTTTGATGATGATGAATATGTATCAGCAGCATTGCAAAATGGGGCAATGGGTTATTTATTGAAAGATACACCATCAGAAGAATTAGCTGTTGCTATTCGTGCTGTTTATAAAGGATATACTCAATTAGGCCCAGGTATAGTTAAAAAGCTATTAACTCAGTTTTCTAATGGTATAGTAACCCAGTCACCCCCTGTACCATCTAGTTTAACTGAACTTACTCCCAGAGAAAAAGAGGTTTTGCGGTTAATTGCTACAGGCGCTAGTAACCGAGAAATTGCTCAACAACTCTACATTTCTGAGGGTACGGTCAAAAATCATGTTACGAATATTTTAAATCGGTTAAATTTGCGCGATCGCACTCAAGCAGCGATTTGGGCAAATACATATTTATCCTATTTGAAGGAAGCAAGTTAAATAATTCGTAATTTTAATCTTTAATAGGAATCATATTTGATTTTTGAAAAAATATAAGTTAGACGGAACGTCGTAACGCACTATAAGCATTTGGGTGGTGCGTTAGCGTAGCATAACGCACCCTACCCACATTTCAAAAATCAAATACTAGTCCTATATATAAGACTAAACTTAGGATTTACTAATGTGGATGCAATCGCTAAAATTGCTGGTAGAAGTTGTTGGAATTCTGAGCATTATGAAGCGCATTTGCAATATGGTTAATATTTTTACAATAACTTCATTTTCTGCTTTTGTATTTGCTAGCACCACTACTTTACTGCTAGTGCAGACAGTCACAGCTAAACCTGTACAGATAAAAAAGCAAGTCAATCAAGCAAAACCATTAAACTCAGGAGTACGAATATACCCTGCAAATAATAGCCTACCAGCAAGCCGCCTGATTACGATTGAACGTGCTATTAAAAAGTCTAGTAATATGCAAATAACAGAAGCAAAACTTACAACTTACGAGGAATTCGCAGCCCAAACAGGAATGTACAAATCATCGATTTCTAACAACCGTATGGTGTGGATAATAACTGGTTTTGTCCAAGGTGAGTTTAGAATGTCTAAAGGTAGAAGTGTCTGCACTGATAACGCCAAACTTGTGGAATTAATAGATGCAGAAACTGGCGATTCTTTTGGTAGAAGTGTTCACTATCCTCTAAACAATCAGATAAATTTTATGCCGTAAAAGTAGTAGGCAAAATTTAGTTAGTCTGCGAACCGAAAAATGTCGAATTAAATTACAGGCTATTTAAATAAATCTAAACATTCGTGCTTTAAAATGCCTTTGGTGACTTTGATATTCCTAAATGATTTAGCAATTATCTCTTCACAAGATAGATTAATTTGTGACTGATTTATCGAGATTAAATCTTGAATGGAAGCACCATATACAATTTCTGATAAACCACTCCAAACACAAGCAGTTGCACACATCGGACAAGGTTCGCCAGTTGTATATATGCTATAACCTTCTAAAGAAGGGTTTTTAAGTTTAGCTGTTAAATTACGAATAACATTGATTTCTGCATGGCCTGATGGATCGTTATCTCTTATAACAGTATTATGACCTACTGCAACGACTTCGTTATCTTTAACAATCACAGCACCATAAGGTGCATCTCCTTCTTTTGCTTCTGCCAAAGCTAAACGCATAAAATATTCTGGGTTCATATAAGCTGGTGTTAACATAAGGATAATGATTAATAATATCGTATTTCTAATGCTATAACTGGGAATTAAGATTAGTTAATGGTCGAATATGTTACTGAGCAGACAAGAAACAGAATTCTACTTAACAGACCTAGAAACACCAATAGGTAAAGCGATTAATTTAACACTAGCCGCTATGGTGTTAGTATCATCAGGAATTTTTGTGGCGGAAACTTATAATATCCCTGATTCTGTGCGGTTTCAATTGCATCTTGTTGATACTGCGATCGTCATCATATTCGCGGTGGAATATTCACTCCGTCTGTGGAGTGCAGAAAATAAAGTTCAGTATATTTTTAGCTTTTATTCGATTATTGACTTAATGGCGATTTTACCATTCTTTCTAGGAATGGTGGATATTAGCTTTATCCGCCTACTGCGATGGTTTCGGATTTTAAGATTAATTAGATTTATAGATAGAAAATTTTTATTCGCCAGTATCAGTACCGAAGATGGAATGATTTTTGCGCGAATATTATTTACATTATTTGCAATTGTTTTTATTTATTCTGGTTTAATTTATCAAGTAGAGCATCCGGTTAATCCTCAAAATTACGGTACATTTTTGGATGCATTCTATTTCTCTGTTGTCACCATGACAACTGTGGGATTTGGCGATGTTATTCCCATTTCTGAATTAGGGCGCTTGCTAACAGTATTGATGATTTTTACCGGAATTGCACTGATTCCTTGGCAAGTGGGGGATTTAATTAAGCGAGTAGTGAAAACTGCTAATCAGGTAGAAACCGTTTGCTCAAATTGTGGTTTGGCTTTCCATGATGTAGATGCGGGGTTTTGTAAAAGGTGCGGAACTAAGTTACCAAGTCGGAGGGTTGATTGAAAAAGGAAATTTCACGGTAAGATAATCTTTCTTTGGCAACTGCTCAGAAAAGAGAATATAACCAATGCCTAACCTCAATCTCATTTCAGAATATAAAAGCTTTGGTGGCAAACTCGGCTTTTACAGTCATCCCTCCTCAAGCTGTAACGGTGAAATGCGCTTTGCTGTCTATCAACCACCACAAGCAACTCAAAAACCTGTGCCAATTCTCTATTTTCTCTCTGGTTTAACTTGCACGGAAGAAAATTTTATGGTTAAGGCGGGGGCGCAACGCTACGCAGCTGAGTACGGTTTGATGCTGGTTGTACCAGATACTAGCCCCCGAAATAGTGGCATTGCAGGTGAGGATGATGATTGGGACTTTGGCACAGGTGCGGGCTTTTATGTTGATGCTACAGAGGAACCGTGGCGTAAAAACTACCAAATGTATAGTTATGTCGTCCAGGAATTACCTGCTTTAATTACCGCAAATTTCCCAACCCAACCCGAAAAACAAGGAATTTTCGGTCATTCAATGGGCGGACACGGGGCGCTAGTCTGTGCGATGAGAAACCCAGAACTCTATAAATCAGTATCAGCTTTTGCACCTATTACTGCACCTATGGGTTGTCCTTGGGGTCAAAAAGCTTTCAGTGGTTATCTTGGCAGCAATCAAGAAAGTTGGCGTGCTTATGATGCCAGTGAATTGGTCAAGCAAGTAGGATATCACAGTGCAATTCTCATTGACCAAGGGACTGCCGATAAATTTTTAGCTGAACAATTAATGCCAGAAGTTTTTGAACAAGCTTGTGCAGATGTTAAGCAACCCCTAAATTTGCGTTACCAAGAAGGCTATGACCACAGTTTTTATTTTATCGCCAGTTTTATTGAAGATCATATCCGCCACCATGCGATCGCTTTCGGAGTTACAGTGACTAAATAAACACCCTCTTAGCTTCAGCTTTCCAATTGCTTTTTTGTCAGTAAAGCTGATTTCGCTCAACTGATAGCTTCCATCTGACGATTTATTAGTGAGTGGAGTCTTAAGGTGCTTGCCCAAAAGCCTGGGCTATAGCATTGCGGGCAATCTTAGGTTTTAGGTTCTCATCGAAGGGAAGCGGACGCAGAAATTTCCAGAGACTTGGATTGTCCCTATAGGTTTTCTTTGGCATCCAGTCGGGATGACGTATCCAGGTATGACGGTCGGTAATTCCCCATGTAATCACAGTATCAACTTTAGCAGCAAAGCACAGGTCAAGATATCGCTTGTAACTGTCGGCTACCATCTGGTCTAGCTTTTGGATACTATCGGGTAGTGGGGTATCAATGATAATATCTAATTCTGTAATCATTGGTTTAACTCCCAAATCGTTAAGCCGTTTTAAGACAGAACTAAATCCTTTGGCATCAAAACCATAAGCGGTAGAAAACCATAGATGCGACTGGATGCCTGCGCCGTCAATTTTAACGCCACTATTCTTCAGATACTCAACCATTTTTAAGAAACGGCTTGATTTCCATGTAGCGCCTTCGATGCCAAAATCGTTTAGGTAAAATTTCTTGGTGTTATCAACTGAAGCGGCAATTTTAAACAGGTCTCGCATTAATTCTGGTTTTAACCCTTTACGCAAACCGTAGGTAGCGTTATCAGTCTCATTTTCATTATCAGCGATAATTTCATTGGCAATATCCCAAGACTTTAAAACGGGGCTATTACGATAATGCCCCATGACTCCTTTAACATGGCGTTCCATCGTCTCAAGAGTTGGGGGATAAGGAAGCCAGTCTGGTCTTCCCATGTGCCAGAAAAGGGTATGCCCATGTAATGCTATATTATTCTTCTGGCAGAAATTAGCGATCGCATCTGCTGATTCAAAGGTAAATTTTCCTGGCTGTGGTTCAGTGGCATTCCATTTTAATTCACCATTCGGTGTCACAATCGAACACTCACGAGCAATTAGGTTAGCGTAATCTTTATCTTTCAGCAAAAATTCAGCATCAACTGCTGCGCCATAACGCTTACCTTTAGCAGCAGCTACTTGCCGAAGCGGAGAATCTACATTTGTATAAGTTCCTGCAATATAATTCGTACTCTGGTCTTCTTTCTGCTTATCCTTTTGTAAAAAGCCCATAGTCAACAAGGCAGAAAGGGTTGTGTATCCTGCTCTTGTTAAAAATTTTCTCCGATAAGGCATAAATTTTACTTAATTAAGAAACACACGAATTATTATATTACATAATCAGTTTTGAGACTTTTTGAGGTTTGGTGATGATTCCCACTGGTCTATTTTTTACCTTAACTAGTCATCTTCAATCAGAACTGTAACAGCTGCGATCGCAATCAACATTTCATCATTTTTATCATTGAGTTCGGGAATCGCCCGCCCTTGAACCACCATCCCCCCAGATTCTACGGTGAGGGTTTTTCGCCCAAATGGTAATACAGCAAGTACCTCTTCTTCTCTAACTTGTTCTGGGTATGGCACTGCTACCTGAACCTCTATAATCATTTGATTGGGGTGACTTAAACCTGCAACCTCCCAAACACCAGGTAAAGCATTGTGAGCGATCGCATTACGAACAGCCCTAGATGCTGCTACAGTTGGTTCTTGTCCATGCTGATCTATTCCCATCCCCATCTCGATAATCAAGCGTTTACGCGCCATTGCTATCTCCAGTAAATTTGCACCTTTCACTTTATATAAATCAGGAGTCAAAAGTCTGAATCTAGAGTTTTCTGAATACTGACTTCTAACTCCCCAAGCAAGAGAATATATCTATAGCCTTCTGGGAAAGAGGTAAAATTCGTGGCAGATTCTGATTAGTTTTGGAACTTAGGGAACTCCAAAAAATAAATTATTCAATTTGTCTACTCAACTAGACTTCTTTCTTCCTTGTCTCCCTTATCTTCCTTGTCCCCCTTGTCCCTCTGCGACGGAATATTTTTTTACTTGGAAATCCCTTATACGGGCTGAGGTGATTTAGATCATACGCTGCAAGCGACTCAGACGCTCTGAGTAACTTTTCATCACCTGTATAGCAAACATGGGTGTTTCCTGAACAGCAAAGAGAAACCCTTCGCGATCGAGGAAACCTAGTTTGCTATCCACCTTAGCAATGGCTGTGTAAGTTCTATTTTGCACTCCTACAAGTACCCCAACACCAAAAATTTCGCCCGTTTCAATGGTTTCTACAACCTTGCCATTGACTAATATATCTACCTCTCCTTCCAGAATGCCGTAGATTTTGTCACCAGACTGTCCTTCTTCAAAGATGACTTCGCCTGCGGAAAATGCTTGAGGATCGGGTTGTTTTTGAAAGATACTGACTGTTAATACAGGACTTAGC
Protein-coding sequences here:
- a CDS encoding endo-1,4-beta-xylanase; the protein is MPYRRKFLTRAGYTTLSALLTMGFLQKDKQKEDQSTNYIAGTYTNVDSPLRQVAAAKGKRYGAAVDAEFLLKDKDYANLIARECSIVTPNGELKWNATEPQPGKFTFESADAIANFCQKNNIALHGHTLFWHMGRPDWLPYPPTLETMERHVKGVMGHYRNSPVLKSWDIANEIIADNENETDNATYGLRKGLKPELMRDLFKIAASVDNTKKFYLNDFGIEGATWKSSRFLKMVEYLKNSGVKIDGAGIQSHLWFSTAYGFDAKGFSSVLKRLNDLGVKPMITELDIIIDTPLPDSIQKLDQMVADSYKRYLDLCFAAKVDTVITWGITDRHTWIRHPDWMPKKTYRDNPSLWKFLRPLPFDENLKPKIARNAIAQAFGQAP
- a CDS encoding Lin0512 family protein; translation: MARKRLIIEMGMGIDQHGQEPTVAASRAVRNAIAHNALPGVWEVAGLSHPNQMIIEVQVAVPYPEQVREEEVLAVLPFGRKTLTVESGGMVVQGRAIPELNDKNDEMLIAIAAVTVLIEDD
- the fghA gene encoding S-formylglutathione hydrolase; this translates as MPNLNLISEYKSFGGKLGFYSHPSSSCNGEMRFAVYQPPQATQKPVPILYFLSGLTCTEENFMVKAGAQRYAAEYGLMLVVPDTSPRNSGIAGEDDDWDFGTGAGFYVDATEEPWRKNYQMYSYVVQELPALITANFPTQPEKQGIFGHSMGGHGALVCAMRNPELYKSVSAFAPITAPMGCPWGQKAFSGYLGSNQESWRAYDASELVKQVGYHSAILIDQGTADKFLAEQLMPEVFEQACADVKQPLNLRYQEGYDHSFYFIASFIEDHIRHHAIAFGVTVTK
- a CDS encoding response regulator yields the protein MIKVLLVDDQGLIRQGLRALLELEPDLEIVGEAENGEQAINLVAEFQPDVVLLDIRMPIMDGVAATKEIQKRFAKTKILVLTTFDDDEYVSAALQNGAMGYLLKDTPSEELAVAIRAVYKGYTQLGPGIVKKLLTQFSNGIVTQSPPVPSSLTELTPREKEVLRLIATGASNREIAQQLYISEGTVKNHVTNILNRLNLRDRTQAAIWANTYLSYLKEAS
- a CDS encoding Coq4 family protein; translated protein: MMQPFAASPNPTPRLQQVLDLIDRVAIAQGRDVPQIVEIERLRFLPTGTFGRTWANFLNEHNLQPFTTGSRRKQLHDGIHVLTGYGADLISEVEVQAFLLGTKFSTSNLMLGLGLLRVIHKNLNSQQQFSWDRLWQAYQRGCNSHLDPDTWQPELLWHLPLTDVQSLFSTVKN
- a CDS encoding Crp/Fnr family transcriptional regulator encodes the protein MLSPVLTVSIFQKQPDPQAFSAGEVIFEEGQSGDKIYGILEGEVDILVNGKVVETIETGEIFGVGVLVGVQNRTYTAIAKVDSKLGFLDREGFLFAVQETPMFAIQVMKSYSERLSRLQRMI
- a CDS encoding Spy/CpxP family protein refolding chaperone; this translates as MKLKVLSLVAGAIALTLTATSFAVDAQTASPSPLLLAQTPQKERGPWKDLNLTDAQKSQIQTIRRDSRTKMEAVFTPEQKAKLEAAKQAHQAERQARKAQGQTGQGQPGQHRGRKKGNFADLNLSEAQKTQMRQIRESEKQQIQAVLTPEQRQKIEQFRQNAPSRRQQGNPQ
- a CDS encoding nucleoside deaminase; protein product: MNPEYFMRLALAEAKEGDAPYGAVIVKDNEVVAVGHNTVIRDNDPSGHAEINVIRNLTAKLKNPSLEGYSIYTTGEPCPMCATACVWSGLSEIVYGASIQDLISINQSQINLSCEEIIAKSFRNIKVTKGILKHECLDLFK
- a CDS encoding ion transporter, whose translation is MLLSRQETEFYLTDLETPIGKAINLTLAAMVLVSSGIFVAETYNIPDSVRFQLHLVDTAIVIIFAVEYSLRLWSAENKVQYIFSFYSIIDLMAILPFFLGMVDISFIRLLRWFRILRLIRFIDRKFLFASISTEDGMIFARILFTLFAIVFIYSGLIYQVEHPVNPQNYGTFLDAFYFSVVTMTTVGFGDVIPISELGRLLTVLMIFTGIALIPWQVGDLIKRVVKTANQVETVCSNCGLAFHDVDAGFCKRCGTKLPSRRVD
- a CDS encoding sensor histidine kinase, with protein sequence MNSQFKINKHPFPSLLYLEWILLAITALTAVIPPPLRRFHPKPPELSICGTFPDLSVCNLLPELSIYSLVIFALMGLILPTKSKTSKIIYTVVEISLILTTGLFGERFARLFPFLYIILVTRSCLIFNLPGRLFVTSLSFTLFLFTTQLKYQLFNLQASPQAQEKFRFLSLNWSLVFGLSLVFVLLMMNAVLSERHSREKLAIANEKLREYAMRIENQATLEERNRIAREIHDSLGHSLTALNLQLETALKLWQSNPGKAETFLATAKELGSKALKDVRQSVSTMRYNPLQEQSLDSAIASLSENFHRSNGILPICQINLEYSLPPEINTAIYRIIQESLTNITKYGYATEVKLELTTTRGNLRLIIQDNGRGFDLGQNTTGFGLHSMRDRTLALGGEFNINSAPGSGCKITVNIPLMRLR